A genomic region of Cannabis sativa cultivar Pink pepper isolate KNU-18-1 chromosome 1, ASM2916894v1, whole genome shotgun sequence contains the following coding sequences:
- the LOC115705776 gene encoding thaumatin-like protein 1b, with product MDFHTFFLFTLTILFLSGADSARLFTFKNSCPFTVWPGTVTGAGSPQIPSTGFELAPSASLSLNIPAPWSGRFWGRSHCSMDHNGKFSCATGECGSGEIGCKGAGGIPPATLVEFTLAPNNGRDFYDISLVDGFNLPVSVKPEGGGSGSNDGCNTTSCSASINDVCPKELAVKSGSGAVVACKSACLVFDQSQYCCRDEFNSPNTCQPSQYSRLFKQHCPQAYSYAYDDKTSTFTCTGGANYVITFCP from the exons ATGGATTTTCACACATTTTTTCTTTTCACCTTGACAATCCTCTTCCTCTCAG GAGCTGACTCTGCCAGATTATTCACATTCAAGAATAGTTGTCCCTTTACAGTCTGGCCAGGAACTGTCACTGGTGCAGGGAGCCCCCAAATACCTTCAACAGGGTTTGAGTTAGCTCCAAGTGCTTCCTTATCCCTAAACATCCCAGCACCATGGTCCGGCAGATTCTGGGGCCGCTCACATTGCTCAATGGACCACAATGGAAAGTTCAGTTGCGCCACGGGAGAATGTGGCTCGGGAGAGATAGGCTGCAAAGGAGCAGGGGGAATTCCACCAGCAACGCTTGTCGAATTCACTCTAGCGCCAAACAATGGACGAGATTTCTACGACATTAGCCTTGTCGACGGCTTTAACTTGCCCGTCTCGGTGAAGCCTGAAGGAGGGGGGTCTGGTAGTAATGATGGCTGCAACACAACTAGCTGCTCTGCTAGTATCAATGATGTGTGTCCAAAAGAATTGGCTGTGAAGAGTGGAAGTGGGGCTGTAGTTGCTTGTAAAAGTGCATGTTTGGTATTTGATCAATCGCAGTATTGTTGCAGAGATGAGTTTAATTCTCCCAACACATGCCAACCAAGCCAGTATTCAAGGCTCTTCAAgcagcattgtccccaggcataCAGTTATGCTTATGATGATAAAACCAGCACTTTTACATGCACTGGAGGGGCCAACTATGTCATCACCTTTTGCCCATGA
- the LOC115705795 gene encoding histone H3-like centromeric protein CENH3 — protein sequence MRTKHPANRKVSKPARPSLGSSSPATTPKRAAGTVGRRLEQDAPETSTTPRSQGSEPARKKRRYKPGTKALREIRQYQKTWTLLIPFAPFIRTVREISNQFAPEITRWQAEALVALQEAAEDFLVHLFEDSMLCAIHAKRVTLMKKDFELARRLGGKGRPW from the exons ATGAGAACCAAGCATCCAGCTAACAGGAAAGTCAGCAAGCCCGCTCGCCCCTCTCTtg GATCCAGCTCACCTGCAACGACTCCG AAAAGGGCAGCTGGCACAGTGGGAAGAAGATTAGAACAAGATGCTCCAGAAA cATCGACAACACCAAGATCTCAAGGATCAGAACCGGCAAGGAAGAAGCGTCGCTACAAGCCAGGAACAAAGGCTCTCCGGGAGATTCGACAATACCAGAAGACTTGGACACTGCTAATTCCTTTTGCTCCATTCATTAGAACG GTAAGAGAGATCAGCAACCAATTTGCTCCAGAAATCACACGTTGGCAGGCCGAAGCTTTAGTTGCACTTCAGGAG GCAGCAGAAGActttttggttcacttatttgaAGATTCGATGCTATGTGCAATTCATGCAAAGCGTGTAACTCTTA TGAAGAAGGATTTCGAGTTGGCACGTCGACTTGGAGGGAAAGGGAGGCCTTG GTGA
- the LOC115705756 gene encoding uncharacterized protein LOC115705756, giving the protein MHMMEISFPTRIQVNLSFSPCPPRYCHSHGRPTTRTKLLVKMESSVVSSPSSFSASGYFNQTVGGQSPSKSLDKIPNTKRRRVFFLDVNPLCYAGSTPSLRSFGHWVSLFFNEVSLNDPVIAVVDGEGGSEHRRRLLPSYKAHRWKFLRNPSKGHVGRSHQIISDFLSKCNVPLVRIGGHEADDVVATLVDQVLQKGHKVVIASPDKDFKQLLSEDVQIVMPLVELKRWSFYTLKHYMSQYNCDPCSDLSLRCMLGDEVDGVPGIQHVVPEFGRKTALKLLKKHGSLENLLNAASVRTVGKQYAQDALTKYADYLRRNYQVLALRKDVNVQLQDEWLVKRDSKNDSASLSGFFNMLEETKNLGRHTISNA; this is encoded by the coding sequence atGCATATGATGGAAATTTCATTTCCCACTCGAATTCAAGTCAACCTCTCTTTTTCTCCATGCCCACCTCGCTACTGCCACTCACATGGAAGACCCACGACTAGAACGAAACTACTAGTGAAAATGGAGTCTTCTGTAGTTTCATCACCTTCTTCTTTTTCTGCTTCTGGGTATTTTAATCAAACAGTTGGTGGGCAATCGCCATCAAAGAGTTTGGATAAGATTCCCAACACAAAAAGGAGAAGGGTCTTCTTTTTAGACGTAAACCCATTGTGCTATGCCGGAAGCACCCCAAGTTTGCGCTCTTTTGGCCATTGGGTATCTTTGTTCTTCAATGAAGTCAGTTTAAACGACCCTGTTATTGCCGTCGTTGATGGAGAAGGAGGGAGCGAACACCGCAGAAGGTTGTTACCTTCCTATAAAGCACACAGATGGAAGTTTCTGAGAAATCCTTCAAAGGGTCACGTCGGACGATCACATCAAATCATATCGGATTTTCTTTCTAAATGCAATGTGCCTTTAGTAAGAATAGGAGGCCATGAGGCTGATGATGTTGTGGCTACTCTTGTGGACCAAGTTTTACAAAAGGGACACAAGGTGGTGATTGCCTCTCCTGATAAAGATTTCAAGCAATTGCTTTCAGAAGATGTTCAGATTGTTATGCCTTTGGTGGAATTAAAAAGGTGGTCTTTTTACACCTTGAAGCATTACATGTCTCAGTACAACTGTGATCCTTGTTCTGATTTGAGCCTCAGGTGCATGTTGGGTGATGAGGTTGATGGTGTTCCTGGAATCCAACATGTGGTTCCTGAGTTTGGGAGAAAAACTGCTCTTAAACTTTTGAAAAAACATGGTTCTTTGGAGAATTTACTTAACGCGGCTTCTGTGAGAACTGTAGGGAAGCAGTATGCACAAGATGCTCTTACCAAATATGCTGATTATTTGAGAAGGAATTATCAAGTTCTTGCTCTTAGGAAGGATGTTAATGTGCAACTTCAAGATGAGTGGTTGGTCAAGAGAGATAGTAAAAATGATTCTGCATCTTTGTCTGGCTTCTTCAATATGTTAGAAGAAACTAAGAATCTTGGTAGACATACTATTTCAAATGCCTAA
- the LOC115705742 gene encoding pentatricopeptide repeat-containing protein At1g79080, chloroplastic codes for MATLLNSFSPIAHPSSETSRKSCNFFSHVPNLPTFSTNNGFSRVLASTQITISPKDTVFTMPNWRSGKNDHSSKELRLNDAFLYFETMIENGQKPDAAQATQLIYDLCKVNKLRKAVSVMEMMVASGIIPDASSYTFLVSSLCKKGNIGHALQLVENMEEYGYPTNTMTYNSLIRGLCMCGNLNQCLQLLDKLIKKGLVPNAFTYSSLLEAAYKERGVNEAMKLLDEIIAKGGQPNLVSYNVLLTGLCKEGRTDEAINFLRDLPLKGFNPNVVSYNIVLRNLCLEGRWDEAYMLLSEMDGEERSPSVVTYNILIASLAIHGRTRHAFDVIDEMTRARFKPTAASYNPIIASLCRKKKVDLVVRCLDQMIYRRCNPNDGTYNAIAELCNVGMVQEAFSIIQSLGNKQKTSTHEFYKAVISSLCRKGNTRAAFHLLYETTKYGFTPDSYTYSSLIRGLCMEGKLYEAMEIFSIMEENNYRRDTENLNALLVGLCKSGRTDLSFEVFEAMIEKGYVPNETTYTILVEGIAHEGEMELAANVLKELHQKQVLSQRTVERVNMQFDL; via the coding sequence aTGGCCACCCTGTTAAATTCATTCTCTCCTATCGCACACCCATCATCTGAAACTAGTAGAAAGAGCTGTAACTTCTTTTCCCATGTCCCAAATTTGCCTACTTTTTCAACCAACAATGGATTTTCCAGAGTTTTGGCATCAACCCAGATCACCATTTCTCCAAAGGACACTGTTTTCACAATGCCCAATTGGAGGTCGGGCAAGAATGACCATAGTAGTAAGGAACTCAGGCTCAATGATGCTTTTCTCTACTTTGAGACTATGATAGAAAATGGCCAAAAACCAGATGCAGCTCAAGCAACTCAGCTTATATATGATCTCTGCAAGGTAAATAAGTTAAGAAAAGCAGTGAGCGTGATGGAAATGATGGTTGCTTCGGGTATAATACCTGATGCCTCTTCATACACTTTCTTGGTTAGTAGTTTGTGTAAGAAAGGTAATATTGGTCATGCTTTGCAACTGGTTGAGAATATGGAGGAATATGGCTATCCAACCAATACAATGACTTATAATTCTCTTATTAGAGGGCTTTGTATGTGTGGTAACTTGAATCAGTGTTTGCAGCTTTTGGATAAGCTGATAAAGAAAGGGTTGGTTCCAAATGCTTTTACATATTCTTCCTTGCTTGAGGCTGCTTATAAGGAAAGAGGAGTGAATGAAGCCATGAAGCTGTTGGATGAGATAATTGCCAAAGGTGGGCAGCCTAATTTGGTTAGCTACAATGTTCTGCTAACTGGGTTATGCAAGGAAGGTAGGACTGATGAGGCTATCAATTTCTTAAGGGATTTGCCTCTCAAGGGATTTAATCCTAATGTTGTGAGTTATAACATTGTGTTGAGGAATCTGTGCTTGGAGGGTCGATGGGATGAGGCCTATATGCTTCTTTCTGAGATGGATGGTGAGGAGCGATCTCCTTCTGTTGTTACTTACAATATACTTATTGCCTCACTTGCTATTCATGGCAGGACTCGACATGCTTTTGATGTAATTGATGAAATGACAAGGGCACGGTTCAAGCCCACTGCAGCTAGCTACAATCCCATAATTGCTTCTCTTTGTAGAAAGAAGAAGGTTGATCTTGTGGTTAGGTGTTTAGATCAAATGATTTATAGGAGATGCAATCCTAATGATGGTACATATAATGCAATTGCTGAGCTCTGTAATGTGGGAATGGTGCAAGAGGCATTCTCTATTATTCAAAGCCTTGGCAATAAACAAAAAACTTCCACTCACGAGTTCTACAAGGCCGTGATTTCGAGCTTGTGTAGGAAAGGGAATACTCGTGCAGCATTTCATCTTTTGTATGAAACAACCAAGTATGGATTTACACCAGACTCTTACACCTATTCATCTTTGATTAGAGGGTTGTGTATGGAAGGTAAGCTGTACGAGGCAATGGAGATTTTTAGCATAATGGAGGAAAACAATTATAGGCGTGACACTGAAAATCTCAATGCCCTTTTGGTTGGACTTTGCAAATCTGGGAGAACAGATTTGTCTTTTGAGGTTTTTGAGGCAATGATCGAGAAAGGGTATGTGCCTAATGAAACAACTTACACTATTCTAGTGGAAGGGATTGCCCATGAAGGAGAAATGGAACTAGCAGCCAATGTTTTGAAGGAGTTGCACCAGAAACAGGTGTTGAGTCAAAGAACAgtagaaagagttaatatgcagTTTGATCTTTGA